The window ACCTGGAAATTATGTATTTCCGCCGGCAGAGCATACGAAATAAGTATAAGCAGACAAAGAAACAGGAGAGTATAAGATGAAAATACAAAACAAGGTATCTTACGGAGTGAAAATAATTTTTAGCGATATTGATGGAACGTTGCTTGATAACTGTCATCAGGTATCAGGCGGCACCTGCAAAAAAATAATAGAGCTGGAACAAAAGGGGATACCATTTGTTTTGATTTCAGCAAGGATGCCGGAAGGAGTGACAAGCATTCAGCGCCAGATCGGCAATCATAGTCCCATTATTTGCTATAGCGGCGGCTTAATATATGATGAGGGCGGAAAAATATTGTATAGCTGTCTTTTAGAAATGGATAAGGCGTTAAAGATCAAAGAAATATTGAAAGCGGAATTTCCCCGGATATCTTTCAATACTTACGGCTATGAAAAATGGATTGTGGACAGCGCCAATGATCCCTGGGTCCGGGAAGAAGAAAATATTACTGGATTGAAAGCAAAAGAAGGGGATATGGAAAAAGAATTTGCGGAAGAAGGAGGGATCCATAAACTCTTATTGATGGGAGAGTCAGAGGAAATACAGAGCGTGGAAACTCGTTTAAGGAAGGAATATCCTGAATTATCAATTGTTCTGTCTAAAAAGAATTATCTGGAAATTATGCATGGAAATGCAAACAAATCAACAGGAATATGCCATTTATGCAATCACAGGGGAATCTCTCTGGAGGAAGCCATGGCATTCGGTGACGGGTATAATGACATGGATATGCTGAAGGCTGTAAAATACAGCTATGCAATGGGGAATGCGCCGGAAGAGGTAAAGGAAAGTGCGGCGTATGTGACGCTGAATAATGACAATGAAGGGATACTCGCCGTTATAAAAGAACTGAATTGATGCTGGTACCGTATCAATTCAGTTCTGTCCGGGAAAACAATGTTTTTGGCAATAAAAAAACTCCCCGAGTAGGACTTGAACCTACGACCCAACGGTTAACAGCCGTTTGCTCTACCGACTGAGCTATCGAGGAATACATGACTTATTATACCCGAAAAGTTAAATATGTCAATAGAAAAAAATAAAAATATAAAAAAATGCGGGAGATGGGACTTGAACCCACACGTCTATACAGACACAAGATCCTTAGTCTTGCCTGTCTGCCAATTCCAGCACTCCCGCACAACGAACCTTATTTTAGCACCGTTGTTTAAAATTGTCAATATTTTTTGAAAAATATATACAAAAAATATATTTGAAAAATTTGGAGAAATGTTGTTGACAGATTAATGCTTGTATACTATAATAACTATTGTTGTTGCGAGAGATAACAACGAAATGCAGAAGTGGCGGAATTGGCAGACGCGCACGGTTCAGGTCCGTGTGGTAGCAATACCTTGAGGGTTCAAGTCCCTTCTTCTGCATGAAACTATACAGGCGGTCATAGTTGTATAGTTTTAAATTCTTATATGACATGCGGGAGTGCTGGAATTGGCAGACAGGCAAGACTAAGGATCTTGTGGTTGTATGATCGTGTGGGTTCAAGTCCCATCTCCCGCATTATTGTTTTTACAGAAAGAGGTTGATTATTGAGAATCGGCCTCTTTTTTTACTGTTTTGAAAATTAATCATTTCGCATACAAAAAAAGCCGTGGAGCTTGGTATTTCTGCTGTTATGGAAGGCGGCAATCAACAAACTGCCGTGAGGCACATCCACCCTTTTTTGTTCTTGTGCAGTTCCACCTTTAAGTACCCGATTTTCAAGAGTCTTTTTTTCAAATCCTCTCCCCGATATACAGTCATTCCTTCTATGCGGTCAGTCCATGTGGTGTTGCTGGGATCAGCGGATTCGCAGCAGATAAAAAGGATACCGCCCGGTTTCAGAACACGCTTGATTTCCTTGAAAGCGGCATCCGGATCCGGCCAGAAATAGATGGTTTCAAAAGCGGTAACATAGTCAAGGCTGTGGTCGGAATACGGCAAACTGGAGACATCTCCCTGGTGGATAGTGCATCGTTTTCCAAGATAGTCAGCATTGGTTTTCTTACTGAAAGCAACGCTTTCTGCCGAATAATCCAGACCATCCACCACACTCTCTGAAACGTCCTTCAGCATTTTAGCGATATTGGCTCCGCCGCCGCAGCCTACATCCAGAATATGAGTGTGATTCCGCAAAGTCAGGTGCGAAAACCCCCATGCTGCCAGTTTTGCATGTCCCGTATTCATGCCTTTTAGCATCATCCTGCCAAGTGTGCCTTCCGGTTTTCTTGTATTTTGAATAAATTGTTTGAACATAGATACAACCCCCTTCAGATGGTTAGCTTACACTAACTATCTTAGCACAATTTCTATTGGGCGTAAAGCTATATATCAATCCGTCAGCGCCTGCAGCCCTTTCTTCCTATTAAAATGTCTGAATGACTTCAGGCATTTTCTTCCGTTTCATAATTAAAAAAATTGCGGCATTTATAAAAGTCATAAATGGAAGCACCGGTGAATGGCGGAGGAATACTGGTATAAGATAAAGGGGGTGCCTGATCATTCCCAACGACCAAAAATCAGCCCCTTTGCTTTGCTGTTTGATGAGGCTAAATTAATTACAACAGGATGATCGGCATTTCCTGATAATGGTATCATTTAGTACATGAAAACTCTAATTAAGTACATATATTTCCAGGGCATCCAAGTTTTATACTATACTTTTGACGTAAAGTATTTAAACTATTATGGAATATTCGATTATGGAGGGAATACGGTGAGATTTCAGATTACAACGGACTATGCTATTCGGATTATTCTTTATATGGCTCGGCAGGATATGGAAATAACAACTGCCAAGGCGGCAGCGGCTCATTTGGGAATGACCTACAATTACTTCAACAAGGTTGCTGCAAAAATCAGAATGGAGGGATTTATAGAATCCGTGCAGGGTCCAAAGGGGGGATACCGCTTGGCTAAAGATGCTTCAGATATTACATTATACGATATTGTTGAGGCTATGGAAGGAAGTATCTGTATTAATCGATGTCTGGAAGAGGATGGATTTTGCAGCAGAAATGCTGCTTCAGTATGTCTGGTGCATCGAACTTTGGAATCCATCCAGTCTAAAATGATTGAAATGCTGCGCGGTACTAGAATTTGTGATCTTATTCAAGAAAGAGCACTCGATATTTAAAAGAAACTGGATTAATTTCGATGGCTGCTACTGTATTGCTGCCCTCCTTGACGCCGATGAAAGAAATTAAGGCGTAATCGAAAAAAGGAGGAAAGAACATGCAAAAAAGGGCACACCGTAAAATTGGTAGATTTTTCAGCTTACTGATGACAGTAGTTTTAGTCTGTAGCATGATACCAATGAATGCATATGCAAATGATGAAACGGTTTCTTTATTTAATGAAGAGCTGGATATGGAACTAAATAATACTGAAGAAGATGAAACAGAAAATATTATTCCGGCAGATGATGACCTGACTTTATTGGAAGAGGAAGTTCCGGCAGAGGTTGATGAGGAAGAAACTCTCTCTCATGCAGAATTGGAAGATGAGAGTGTCATACCGGAAGAAATACCTCTTATCCAGCAGGAGGAAGTTACAGAAACAACTGTGGAAACAATGGCAGAGGCTTTTGATGCTCCGCAGCCGGAGACAGTGATGGTTATCTTTGATCCTGATGACGGCACACAATACGAAGATTTTTATAAGACAACAGTGCCTGTAGGAGGAAAAATCACCCATAAGCCTGCAGACCCCACAAGGGATGGCTACTTATTCAAAGGCTGGTACGGCTATTCAGATGAAAATGATGAGCCTGTTAAGTGGGATTTTGCGAATGATACTGTTTCGGAGAATACCACTTTGTGGGCAGCCTGGGAAGAAGCATGGATAGTCGCTTTTGATCCGGATGACGGCACACAATACGAAGATTTTTATAAGACAACAGTGCCTGTAGGAGGAAAAGTCAGTGATAAGCCTGCGGACCCCACAAGGGACGGCTACTTATTCAAAGGCTGGTACGGCTATTTAGATGAAAATGATAAGCCTGTTATGTGGGATTTTGCAAATGATACTGTTTCGGAGAATACCACTTTGTGGGCAGCCTGGGAAGAAGCATGCATAGTCGCTTTTGATCCTGATGACGGCACACAATACGAAGATTTTTATAAGACAACAGTACCTGTAGGAGGAAAAGTCAGTGATAAGCCTGCAGACCCCACAAGGGACGGCTACTTATTCAAAGGCTGGTACGGCTATTTAGATGAAAATGATAAGCCTGTCATGTGGGATTTTGAAAATGATACTGTTGCAGAGAATACTACTTTGTGGGCAGCTTGGGAAGAAGCATGCATAGTCGCTTTTGATCCTGATGACGGCACACAATACGAAGATTTTTATAAGACAACAGTGCCTGTAGGAGGAAAAGTCAGTGATAAGCCTGCAGACCCCACAAGGGACGGCTACTTATTCAAAGGCTGGTACGGCTATTTAGATGAAAATGATAAGCCTGTCATGTGGGATTTTGAAAATGATACTGTTGCAGAGAATACTACTTTGTGGGCAGCCTGGGAAGAAGCATGCATAGTCGCTTTTGATCCGGAAGACGGCACACAATACGAAGATTTTTATAAGACAACAGTACCTGTAGGAGGAAAAGTCAGTGATAAGCCTGCAGACCCCACAAGGGACGGCTACTTATTCAAAGGCTGGTACGGCTATTTAGATGAAAATGATAAGCCTGTCATGTGGGATTTTGCAAATGATACTGTTACGGAGAATACCACTTTGTGGGCAGCCTGGGAAGAAGCATGTATTGTCGCTTTTGATCCGGAAGACGGCACACAATACGAAGATTTTTATAAGACAACAGTGCCTGTAGGAGGAAAAGTCAGTGATAAGCCTGCGGACCCCACAAGGGACGGCTACTTATTCAAAGGCTGGTACGGCTATTTAGATGAAAATGATAAGCCTGTTATGTGGGATTTTGAAAATGATACTGTTGCAGAGAATACTACTTTGTGGGCAGCCTGGGAAGAAGCATGCATAGTCGCTTTTGATCCGGAAGACGGCACACAATACGAAGATTTTTATAAGACAACAGTACCTGTAGGAGGAAAAGTCAGTGATAAGCCTGCAGACCCCACAAGGGACGGCTACTTATTCAAAGGCTGGTACGGCTATTTAGATGAAAATGATAAGCCTGTCATGTGGGATTTTGAAAATGGTACTGTTACAGAGAATATGACACTGTGGGCATCTTGGAAGGAAGATAGCAACGGCGGCAATAATAATGGCGGAAACGGTGAAGGCGAAAATAACAATAACGGCGGAAACGGAGAAGGCGAAAATAATAACAACGGCGGAAACGGAGAAGGCGGAAATAATAACAACGGCGGAAATAGTGGAGGTGGAACCGGAGGCAGCGGTGGAGGCAGCAGTGGAGGAAATAGCGGACCTGTTGTTTCAGGTAATGCTGGTAATAACACCAGTACTAATATCAATGAACAGGAAGTTCCCAAATCTTCTGCCGATAGCGAACGTGTGGATATCGATGAACAAGAAGTACCCAAGGAGAAATTGGACTATTTACCGAAAACAGGAGAGGATAGCACATCCCGAATCATATATGGGACATTGATTCTTTTATCATTGTTTATGTTTGGTATAAGCCTGCCCTATAGAAAGAAAACCATTTAATAAAGAGAAGCGGTGAGGAGGATCTGAAAGAAAAACTCCTCACCGTTTTATTTGTCGAAAGAGTCATACTGAGGCAAGGTTACCTCACTTTTTCTTACATGACCATGCATTTTACATAAATAATTGAGTTTTTTTTTAATGGCTTTCATCTTATTTTCCAGACAGTCTGTTTTTCAATGGTTTGCTGCTGTTATTGTTGGTCCTAAGACCAGTTATGATAGACTTGAAACCGCTCCATCAACCGTCCCTTGTTTCTCCCGTGCTTTCTTCAGGAAAATGTCAGCTATCCGCATAATTGGCTGCAGTCCGTTGCCTTCTTGTTACTTTTCGGATAGATGATGTTATTCCGTCTGCATTGGTGGTGTTGAGCTGGGAAACCGCATCAGAGGATTGAAAAAGCTTTACTTGACATTAAAAAATCTATAAAACACTTACAGCTGAATGTTTTTTAATTTTAAAACTCCTAAATTTAATACCTATAAACTTCTATTTAATACATATAACTCAAGGACATCCAAGTTTAATATATACTTATCAAGTGAAGTTCAAGAATATGATTTTGGAGGAAATACGATGAGATTTCAGATTATTACAACTTTTGAAATTTGTACAATCTTTAATAAGGCAGCTCCCGTATACTCTTGTTATCCGGCGGGGACAAGACGCTGTCAATGGAGAGAATAGCTGCTGCCCAGTTTAAGTATGGTATAAACGAGTAACGGTATATTTAAAAACAGATTGCAGGAAAACTAAATGCAGGCACTTATAAAGTGGTGTTTGACATAAAGAGGAGGATAAAGCGTGATTATCGCAATTTGTGATGATAATGAGCAAGAACTGAAACAATGTAAAAAGCGATTGGAACTGTTGGCATCAATTCATCAAATTGATGCGGAGTTTTCCTTATATCACAAGGGTGAAGAATTACTGTTCCATTTGCAAAGTTTCAAGAATTATCCGGACATTATTTATCTGGATATGAGAATGAACGGGATACAGGGGGATGAGGTTGCCAGGAAGCTGAGAGATCAGGGGTGTATCAGTGAAATTGTGTTTTTTACAGTATCTAAAGATTATTATACTACGGCATTTGATGTCAGGGCATTGCATTACGTTGTAAAAGGAGAAACAACGGTAGAAAAGTTCGAAGATATTTTCATGCAGGCAGTAAAATCAGTACAAGAAAAGCAAACAGAATATATTATGTGTACAGGTGCAGGTGAATTCCGAAAAATTGAGATAAAAAAGATTCATTACTTTGAGGTTGTTAAACGAATTGTAACTGTTTATTACGGCAGCGACCAGTTTAGTTTCTATTCAACCATTGGAAAAATTGAATTAAGGTTAAAGGATTATGGTTTTGTAAGGGTCCATAAGTCTTATGTGGCGGCAATAGCTCATATCAGAACTTTTTCGTTTAAAGAAATAATATTGGATACGGGAACGGTGCTGCCAGTAGGAAGAAGCTATTACTCAGAATTGAAACGGGAAATGGAAGAATACGCTGAATCGGGAGCAGTGGTGTAGTTTGGAGCATAAATATTGCTGTTTATCCGCAAATCAATACAAAATGAAAAAAATGGGGTAAGGTAATGTTGAAAGGAATTGTTAGGCCCAATAAAGGAATTAACCAAATTCCATATGCAGATGGAATTATCACAACCGTCTGTTTTTTAATAAAAATAGGATAGGGGGACAGGTAATTGCAATTAAGAAAAAGGCTTCTTATGTTGCTGAGCACATTATTGTTAACCATCCTATGTTGTGAAGTCGGGTATGCTTATACACATCCTGACTGCATCGATGGCAAGCAGCATGAATTTGAAAGTCATATTTTAATACTGAACTCAGAAGAGTCAGAAGGTCAAGTTGAAAATGTATGTATCTTGTGTGGATATACATATATAGAATATCTGCCGGCAACCGGTCATCATTACGGAGAATGGAAAGTGGTGGAAGAAAGGCCGGATTCCGGTATAAGAATTGAGCGGAGAGAGTGTCAGGGATGCCATCGGGAAGAATTGCGGACAGTCAGAATAAATCCATTATTACCGGATTCTGATTCTAGCTCTGCTCAGGAAGAGGAGTATGGCATCAATCGGATGGATTTTGCGTTATCAGCATCGATTGGAGGTATCTGGGGGGGGACGGTTGCGGTACTTTGGTACAATGGTTTAGTTCTGAACTGGTACAAGAGAGAAAGTGCTAAGGCGCTTAAGAGGAGGTGATGACTTATAACGGTCAGTAACATTATTGAATTGGTTATTTTAATATGCAGCATTCCGGCTGCTATTTGCATCATTGCAGTCAGTAACCGAAAAGTCAAAGATCTGGATGGTTTAGGCGATGTTGTGAAAGAAGAAGGCGGAGAGGGCGTAGTAGTAGCGCAGTGTTAATCGAGTGAAACAGAGGTGAAGATATGGATAAAAACCGGAATAGATTTAATGGGCTTGCCAAGTTATATGCAAGTACGGGTTTGATAGTAGCCTTGATAACTGCTGTTTCACTGGCAGCCTTTGCGGAAACGGGGCATGTTGAAAGCTCATTTGGCGTAAAAGCCAAGGGGGAAAGAGCAGGAACAAAGGCGACGCCTTCTAGATCATCGAGATCATTGGCGGCACCGTTATTTGCAAAACTTCCGGGACAATCGAGTTTGCAGGAACTGTTGGAACAGGAATCAGACAATGGAGATGCTATTATTCCTACATGGTTTCAGGTTTCGTTAAATGGAGTGGCCATTGTTAACAGTGATAATTGGAATGTTACTATAGAAAGAAATAAGAAAATCAAACCCGATACTGCTGTTAAACACCAGCTAAAAGTGACGATTTATCCACAGGCAAATGGATTGGGGGCCGGAGACAGTGTAACATGGAATCTGGGGCGGATTGAAGGACTTTCCCTGGAAAGCGAATTCTGGGAAGAGTTAGTTCTAAGCGGAGGAGTCCATGTTGGAGATGTAATGCTTTGTTATACGGAAAACAGTGATATTATCCTCTATACTGAGTTTAAAGAAGAAGTAAACATGTATTCAAGTATTACAATTACATATTGGTATGATTGTGGTTTTGTTCCTGTAGATGAACCGACTCAAATTATGTTTGATTTACCGGGATATGATGAACCGATTCCGGCGGTGCTTTTGCCTGAAAACGGAAGTACCACAGAACCGGAAGAAACAACTGCAGAAGAAAGCAGTCCGCAGGAGACAACCGAGGAAGAAACAACTGCAGAGGAAAGCAGTCCGTCGGAGGCGACCGAGGAAGAGACGACTGCAGAGGAAAGCAGTCTGCAGGAGACAACCGAGGAAGAGACGACTGCAGAGGAAAGTAGTGCGTCGGAGGCGACCGAAGCAGAGACAACCACGGAGGAAATACCGCCGGAGGAGACACA of the Lacrimispora indolis DSM 755 genome contains:
- a CDS encoding RrF2 family transcriptional regulator; protein product: MRFQITTDYAIRIILYMARQDMEITTAKAAAAHLGMTYNYFNKVAAKIRMEGFIESVQGPKGGYRLAKDASDITLYDIVEAMEGSICINRCLEEDGFCSRNAASVCLVHRTLESIQSKMIEMLRGTRICDLIQERALDI
- a CDS encoding InlB B-repeat-containing protein, whose protein sequence is MVIFDPDDGTQYEDFYKTTVPVGGKITHKPADPTRDGYLFKGWYGYSDENDEPVKWDFANDTVSENTTLWAAWEEAWIVAFDPDDGTQYEDFYKTTVPVGGKVSDKPADPTRDGYLFKGWYGYLDENDKPVMWDFANDTVSENTTLWAAWEEACIVAFDPDDGTQYEDFYKTTVPVGGKVSDKPADPTRDGYLFKGWYGYLDENDKPVMWDFENDTVAENTTLWAAWEEACIVAFDPDDGTQYEDFYKTTVPVGGKVSDKPADPTRDGYLFKGWYGYLDENDKPVMWDFENDTVAENTTLWAAWEEACIVAFDPEDGTQYEDFYKTTVPVGGKVSDKPADPTRDGYLFKGWYGYLDENDKPVMWDFANDTVTENTTLWAAWEEACIVAFDPEDGTQYEDFYKTTVPVGGKVSDKPADPTRDGYLFKGWYGYLDENDKPVMWDFENDTVAENTTLWAAWEEACIVAFDPEDGTQYEDFYKTTVPVGGKVSDKPADPTRDGYLFKGWYGYLDENDKPVMWDFENGTVTENMTLWASWKEDSNGGNNNGGNGEGENNNNGGNGEGENNNNGGNGEGGNNNNGGNSGGGTGGSGGGSSGGNSGPVVSGNAGNNTSTNINEQEVPKSSADSERVDIDEQEVPKEKLDYLPKTGEDSTSRIIYGTLILLSLFMFGISLPYRKKTI
- a CDS encoding class I SAM-dependent methyltransferase; the protein is MFKQFIQNTRKPEGTLGRMMLKGMNTGHAKLAAWGFSHLTLRNHTHILDVGCGGGANIAKMLKDVSESVVDGLDYSAESVAFSKKTNADYLGKRCTIHQGDVSSLPYSDHSLDYVTAFETIYFWPDPDAAFKEIKRVLKPGGILFICCESADPSNTTWTDRIEGMTVYRGEDLKKRLLKIGYLKVELHKNKKGWMCLTAVC
- a CDS encoding DUF11 domain-containing protein — translated: MDKNRNRFNGLAKLYASTGLIVALITAVSLAAFAETGHVESSFGVKAKGERAGTKATPSRSSRSLAAPLFAKLPGQSSLQELLEQESDNGDAIIPTWFQVSLNGVAIVNSDNWNVTIERNKKIKPDTAVKHQLKVTIYPQANGLGAGDSVTWNLGRIEGLSLESEFWEELVLSGGVHVGDVMLCYTENSDIILYTEFKEEVNMYSSITITYWYDCGFVPVDEPTQIMFDLPGYDEPIPAVLLPENGSTTEPEETTAEESSPQETTEEETTAEESSPSEATEEETTAEESSLQETTEEETTAEESSASEATEAETTTEEIPPEETHRPTKDSGSGRDSGSDREEITFLKETTNPERIPESSTETETEAEPPAEESQFQEKNLQNEKPAESTGESEEALDINISLGTEVVASHGMQSLVLPNGILTYKIVLRNDSEEEIKDVRIRDYLPEHTSFVSVEDEGIYGVIDGQQYITWLLERILPGEEREITFQVKVFLCTPPDYPVRNRVYWQADDGRSANNQERPENQVDFPLITIG
- a CDS encoding LytR/AlgR family response regulator transcription factor, translated to MIIAICDDNEQELKQCKKRLELLASIHQIDAEFSLYHKGEELLFHLQSFKNYPDIIYLDMRMNGIQGDEVARKLRDQGCISEIVFFTVSKDYYTTAFDVRALHYVVKGETTVEKFEDIFMQAVKSVQEKQTEYIMCTGAGEFRKIEIKKIHYFEVVKRIVTVYYGSDQFSFYSTIGKIELRLKDYGFVRVHKSYVAAIAHIRTFSFKEIILDTGTVLPVGRSYYSELKREMEEYAESGAVV
- a CDS encoding HAD family hydrolase — its product is MKIQNKVSYGVKIIFSDIDGTLLDNCHQVSGGTCKKIIELEQKGIPFVLISARMPEGVTSIQRQIGNHSPIICYSGGLIYDEGGKILYSCLLEMDKALKIKEILKAEFPRISFNTYGYEKWIVDSANDPWVREEENITGLKAKEGDMEKEFAEEGGIHKLLLMGESEEIQSVETRLRKEYPELSIVLSKKNYLEIMHGNANKSTGICHLCNHRGISLEEAMAFGDGYNDMDMLKAVKYSYAMGNAPEEVKESAAYVTLNNDNEGILAVIKELN